GCGGACGTAGCCGTCGACGACTTCGACGGCGGTCCCCGCGGAAAGCTCCTCGGCGCGGTCCGCGCGGTCGTCCCACAGCGTCACCCGGACCCGTCCGGTCTCGTCACCCAGCGTGAGGTTCGCGACGCGGCCCTCGCTGCCGTCGTCCCGGTCGAAGGTCCTGATCGAGTCCGTATCCAGCACCAGCCCGCGGAGCGTGACATCGCCCTGCCCGAGCGTCAGCGAGTCGATGGTCGACCCGCCGGCGGGGTCGACGTCGATGGTGGCTTCGTCGTCGGGTTCGGCCTTGTCGACCGAGACCTCCAGGCCGTTGTAGCCGTCCTTCGGTCGACCCTTGATCCGGAGGACCTCGCCGACCGTCAGTTGTCCCTCGTCGATCGAGACGGCCTGTTCGTCCCAGAAGGCCAGGCGGACGCTGTCGGTCTCGTCGGCGACGTCGACGTTGATCACGCGTCCGTCCTCGTCCTCACCGTCTCGTTCGAACGTGCGCAACTCGCCGACCGACATGACCTTCGCGAGGAACTTCACTTCCTCCATACCGGGTTCGATGTCGGCGACGGAGTTGACCTCGCCCTCGCTGAGTTCGTGAGCGATGAGCATCGCGGCCGTCTCCTCGTCGGCGAGCCCCCCCATCTGCTCGACCTTCTGCTCGACGGCCTCCCGGAACTTCTCCTCGGAAACGTCGGCCTCGACGTCCGCGTAGATCTCCTCTATCGCGCCCATCGTATCTATGGGAGGCAGGGATGGACCGCGCTTAAGCGTTGTCGTTGGCCGGCCATCGTACCGTTCTCTGTCGGTTCTGTCGCGTTCGAGCGCATCGTCGGGGTTGGTCCCGGCACCGCATATAAACGTCGGCGTCGGAAGCGGTCGGTGGGCAGGCTGTTACTGGCCGCTCGTACGCGTGACTTCCTGTGGTCCGTCGCCGTGGTCGTGGGTGACCACGACGGTGTCGGGGAGTCCGTGAGACAGCGAGACGACTGCCCGGTACTCGATCTCGGCGATGGCCTGGGTGCAGGCGACGTCCGTCTCGGCGGTTCTGTCTGCCGTCTCGACGGCGACGGTCAGCTCCCCCGAGCCCTGGTCGTAGGTCGCCCCCGAGAGTGCTGCCGTCCGGCAGCCGTTTCGGCCCCAGATGGTTCCGGTAACGCTGACGGTCGAGTCGTCGGTCGAGACCGTCGCCGTGTCCCGTTGCTGGCCATCGATCCGGCCCAGAACGGCGAAGTCGACGGTCTCGACGACGACCGAGCGGTCGGTCGTCGCTGTCGGCGTGTCGTCGGCCGGCCCACCGCCGAGACAGCCACCCAAAAGGGAGACACCCGCGGTTCCGAGACACCGGAGCATCGTGCGGCGATCCATATACTCTCAGAGCACGCACGAAATAAAGGCCCTTGTGTTCGCTGAAACTCGTGTTGCAGCGTCGTGTGTCCCCGTCTCGTGGGCCTAAGCGAACCGTCACCCTTTTGAGTACCACCACCGTCCTCTCATACGAGTCCGGGTAGGGTAGTGGACTATCCTCTTGGCTTGCGGAGCCAGGGACCGGAGTTCAAATCTCCGTCCGGACGTTCATTGCGTTCACGACCGGCCGTGCTCCACGCTCGCGTGGAACTCCGGCCGGACGTTTCTGTCGACATCACACCACGAGCGACAGCGAGCGGTCCGTGAGGTCGGTGTCGACCGATCGAACGCCACGGTGTATCGCTGCTAACGGAGCTTTTTATTCCGGCATAAATATATAGGTATTATACCCACAGTAGTCGTAGCACCCGAAAGAGCATGAAACGACGTGACGCGCTGACGGCTGTTTCGGCCGGTATCGCGGCGGCGAGTGGCTGCCTGGGGGGCGGAACCGCGTGCAATCCCGGCGCGGACGAGATCGCCAGTCTCCCGAGCGACTTCGGAACACCACAGGACGGTGGCTGGCGGATCGGTGAGACGAGCTATGCCGTCCGGGGAACCGTCGTGAAACATCTGGGACTGGGCGTCCTCGTCAGCGACGGGAGCGGCCAGAAGCTGGAGTTGATCGCCCGCTATGCCGACGAGCAGATCAATCAGGACGTGATCGAGATCGGTGATTGTGTCGAAGCGGAGGCCCCCCTGGCGCTCAACTCGTCGGCCCGGAACCGGATGCCCGTGATGGCCGTCACAGCCGACTCCTTCTCGAAGATCGGCGAGACGGACGGCGACGTTCAGGAGGTTCCGGACGCTCCCTACGTCAACGGCGAACCGGTCTCGTACAACTCGTACGACGAGTCGAATCCGGTAGCCGAAGGGACAGTCGGCGTGCGATACGAGGGGAGTGACGAGCGTGCGCCGACAGCGCGGAACCTCTTCGTATTGCACGGCGAGCGAGCGGACCCCTGGCACGAACTCGCCGACGAGGTGTCGGCCGACCAGTCCGTTCCGGACGGCTCGTTGGCGACGTTTCCGCGGCCGGCCGACAACGAAGCGGGGCTCCTCTGGAAGGCGCCGGACCGAACCTGGGCTCGACAGTTCGGCGGCGTCGGATTCGCCGAGCGGCGCTGACGCTGTCGGCCGTGAGAGGACTGCCGACGTTCGAGCAGATACATGACAGGCGGAGAGAGCCGGAGCCTTTTGCCCGATGGCCGCCAAAGGCCGCTATGCGTCCCCACCTCCGTGCCGGCATCGCCGTCTACAACGCCGGCCGGTACCACGCCGCCCACGACGCCTGGGAGGACCGGTGGCTGGCGCTCCCGGCGGGCGAGGACGAACGATACCTCCACGGACTCATCCAGTTCACCGCCGTCGTCCACCACGGTCGAACCGAGAACTGGTCGGGCGCGGGTGGCCTCGCCGAGAGCGCCGGCGAGTACTTGGCTGAACTACCGGCCGTCTACCGAGGCGTCGATCTGGAACCGGTCCGTCGGTTCCTCGCCCGTGTGGCCGCCGACCCGGAAGCCGTCGACTGGGCCGAGCCACCGCGACTGACTCACGAAGGCGCCGTCATCGGGTACGACGACCTCGACTTCGAGGCGACGGCGATCGCCGCGACGGTGCTTGCAGCGGCCGACGGCTACGACGAGGGACTCCTCGAACAGGCCGTCGAGTACGCACGGGACGAACTCGACGATCGAGAAGACGGCCGGTTCGTCGGACTGGTGTTCTCGTTCGTTCGCGAGCGCGAGCAGCGGCCGGTGGTCTTCCAGCGGCTTGGTGATCACGTCCGACGGGAGCGACAGAAAGACGACGACGTGGCGGGGCTGTTCGACTGATCAGAGATCGGGTTCGACGACCCGCTCGCCATCCTCGAAATGTGCGGAGTTGTCCCGTGGCTCGTACCCGAGGACCTCTTTCGCGCGCTCGATGGAGTAGTACTTGCGGTCGTTGTCGGAGATGCCGTAGACGATCTCGTAGTCGTAGTCGGCCCGCAGCGCACAGTCGTGGATGTGCGCACAGTCACGGTAGGAGAGCCACATCGCCTGGCCGCGCTCGTAATCGATCGGCGGATGGCCACGCGTGAGGTTGCCGATCCGGATGTTACAGACGTCGAGGCCGTACTCGTCGTGGTAGTACCGACCGAGCACTTCGCCGGTGGCCTTCGAGACGCCGTAGAGGTTCCCCGGGCGGGGGAGTTCCGTCCCGTCGAGCAGGAAGTCGTCCTCCGGACGGTACATCTCCGGGGTGCGGCGGTCGGTCTCGAACGCGCCGACGGCGTGGTTCGAGGACGCGAAGACGAACCGTTCGACCCCTTCGGCGACGGCTGCCTCGTACATCTTCTGGGTCCCGTCGATGTTGTTGGTCAGTACCGACGGCCACGGGGCCTCGGGGCGGGGGTCGCCGGCGAGGTGGATGGCCGCACCGACACCGTCCATCGCCGTTTTTACGTCCGCTTCGTCGTCGACATCGCCGACAAGGTACTCGTGGTCTGGCTCCTCAGCCGGGGGGTTGTGAAACAGCAGTCGCCAGTCGTAGGCGTCCCCGATCCCTTCGAGGATCGCCTCCCCTACTGCCCCGCCGGCGCCGGTGAGCAGAACCGTCTCGTCCATGTTATCAGTGGAATAGGTACCACACAATAGGTAGCTTGCGGTTCGGTTATGTGCCGGGCGAATGAAGGGTCAGCCATGGACCCGACGCCGCCACAGGTCGCGTGTTTCGAAGCCGGGATCAAGTTCGGCTCGCTGTATCACCAGTTCGCGGGGACGCCGGTCAGTCCCGACAGCGCCGGTTCGCTGGCCCGGGCGATGGAGGAAGCCATCGAGAACCAGCCCTACTGTGAGTCGGTCACGGTCTCGGTCCGAACCGAAGCGCTACAGGCGGCGATCGAGGACGCCGACGCCGAGTACACCGAACTGACCGGCCGCTTCCTGGAGGTCGAGATGGTGATCGAATACGACGGCGTCACCGTCGAGACGAGCATGTCGATGGACGGCGACTACCCGCTGATGGAAGTCGACGATCTCAGGGACTGAGACAGTTCCAAACGTTTACTGTCCGTGCTGTCACAACAGCGAACGTTATGACCCTCCACGCGGTTGACGACATCGACGAGGCGATCGACGCCACCAAGTCGTTCCTGTTTCCCTTCGAGTTACGACAGTGGCTCCGGATGGCACTCGTCGTCTTCTTCATCGGTGGTGGCAGTGGTACCGGTGGTGTCCAGAACGTCGGCCAACTCAGCAACGTCGGCGGGGACGGGACCGGGAGCCCATCGGCCGGTGAGTTCTCGCTGACGGCACCACTGGAGTCGCTGCCGGCGGTTCCGAACCCGGCGTTCCAGGTCGGCGCACCGGTGCCCGCGGAGCCGAGTTCACTCGCGAACGAGATCGGTTCGGCAGTGGTGATCGCGGCGGTCGTCGGATTCCTCGTGGTCGCGCTCCTGTTCGCGTATCTCGGGGCCGTCATGGAGTTTTCCTTCACCCAGTCGCTGATCAGCCAGGAGATCCACGTCCGCCAGTATCTGGGCCGTCACAAGGGCAACGGCCTGTGGCTGTTCGGCTTCCGGTTCGTCCTGGGGTTGGTGTTTCTGACGCTGGTGGTCGCGGCCCTCGCCGCGGTGTTCGTCGTCGCCGGCGGGAACCTCCAGAACCCGAGTGCGTCGGTGCTCATCGGCTCGCTCGGTATCGTCGCCGTCTCGCTGATCGGACTCGTCGTGGTCTACGGACTGATCAACGGCTTTACGAACGTCTTCGTCGTCCCGATGATGATCCAGCGCGGCGACGGGCTCGTGGCCGGTTGGAGACAGCTCGGCGGATCGCTCCGGGCCGAACCGAAACAGTACCTCGCGTACGTCTTCTTCTCGGTCGTGCTGGGGATCGGCGTGAGTATCGTCGGGACCATCGCCGCTCTCGTCGCCGCGCTGATCGTCGCGATCCCGTTCGGCATCGTGGGACTGATCGTCGGATTCGGGCTGTCGACCGTCAGCCAGACCGCCGGGTTCGCCGGCGGTGCCATCGTCTTCCTTCTCTATCTGCTCGTGATGCTCGTCGTCGCGAACATGATCAAAGCACCGCTGCAGACGTTCCTGCGGTACTACGCGATGCTCGTACTGGGTGACATCGACGACGCGCTCGATCCGATCCCCGAGGTCCGCCGGGAACTCCGCAGCGAGGAGAGCGTCTGAGAGCGCCCTCGATCGGTACTAGTTTCGGTTTCGTCAGTAGTGGTCCGACCCCGTCGTGCGGTTACACTTTCACTTTCAGGCGGGCTTTTAATCCCCCGCCGGTCGAACGGATCGGTATGGGACAGACAAGTCTGGACGACGACGACCTGTTCGGCGAGGCGGCAGACGAGATGCGCTCGGATGTGGAAGCGTCACTTGCGGACGCCCGCGCGGCGCTCCCCGACGCCGATGCGATCTGGGAGGTCGAAGCGGACAACACGCTCGGTGTCCTCAACGCGTTGAAGACGGCCCTGGACGTCGGTGACGCCGAGGACCACCTCCGTGACGCCAAGAAGTGGTACACGATGGGCGAACGCGCCGACGCCTTCGAGGACGCCGACGACCTCGCGGCGGCCATCGAAGACGTCGAAGCCCTCATCGAGGACGTGGAGGACGCCCGCGAGCAGGTCGGCGACCTCACGGCGACGATCCCACAGCTCCGTGGGACTCTCGAAGAGTTCGAGGCCGACGAGGACGGTCCCGAGGCCGACGCGGACAGCGACGCCGGAGAGGCCGAAGCCTAAGTACCGATACGCTTTCGCAGCGCCGCCGGCGCCTCGTTTGCGCCGTTCAGGAGCATCTCGACCGGAATCCACTAGGCATCCCGTTTTCGCTGAGCTCGCCGGTGTCGTCGGCCGGATCGACGACTCGGCCAAGCCGTCAGACTGGCCAGCACAGCGAGTCAGCCACTGACCGCCGTCCCTACACGATCGAGTCCGGCCGGGTCGCGAAGTAGTCGAAGACCATCCCGAGACCGACGCCGTAGACGACGTGGGCAAGCAGCGTCAGGACAGCGTAGAGTCCCAGTGCGATCCCGCTCTGTCCGGTGTAGAACGCCAGGACGAAGCCGGTCCACATCGCCCCGCCGAAGAACGTACCGCTGACAGCATCGGAGGACTGGCCGGGGAGATACGCCTTCAACGAGGCAAACAGTAGCGGCCACGGGAACATCCCCCCGCCCAGGAAGATGATGAATCCGACCAGCACCTCGGGGACGTAGCCGGACAGACCGACCAGCTCGGTCAGGATAGCGAAGTCGGAGATACTGAACACTCCCAGCGACTGCGCGATGAGGAAGACGACACTCATCATGGCAGTCCCGACCAGCCCGCCAGCGGCGCCGACGACGCCGTCGGCGACGATCCCGGCGAGGCTATCGAACTCCTCTGCGTCGGTCACCGATTCCTCGGCCATCGGGTCCTCGATGCTCGGTGTGGTATCTCCCATGGTATGGAATAACGTACCAGCGAATAAAAAGGTTCCCGCACATATACAGTGAACGGCCCAATTATGTAACTTAGCTGTCCATAATACCTATTACACGGTGTGAAATATCATCAACGAAATGGAGGGATATGTGCTACCACGCATCGTGGTTGGGAGTCCGTTACACGGTGGGAGCGTCAGGGCGCCCAGCGACGTGTTCAACAGCATCTTCGAGGTGTTCCTCGGCCTGGGAACGCTGGTCGGTATCGTCGTGATCGCCTACACGATGTACCACGCGCTCAAGTACCGGGAGTCCGCGAGCGACGAGGACCCCTACGCCGAGAAGGTCGAACGGCCCTCGATGGGGGAGTTGCCGACGGGCGGGTCGGGCGGCCGGAAAGTGTTCTACTCCTTCGGCATCAGCGCGATCATCGTCGTCTCGCTGATCGCCTGGACCTACACGACGTTGCTGTACGTCGAGACCGCGCCGGAGGGCGACAACATCGACGCCATGGAGATCGACGTCGAGGGATACCGGTTCGGCTGGACGTTCCGGTACCCCAACGGGCACGAGTCCGCGACGCTGCGAGTCCCGAAGGACCGGGTGGTCAAGTTGAACGTCACCTCGCGGGACGTGTTCCACAACTTCGGCATCCCGGAGTTACGGGTCAAGACCGACGCCGTCCCCGGCCAGACGACCACGGCGTGGTTCACCGCGCCAGAGACCGGGACCTACGAGGCCAAGTGTTACGAACTCTGTGGGAGCGGCCACTCCGTCATGACCGCCCCCGTTCACGTGATGCCCGGTGACGAGTACGACGCCTGGTACGCGAACACGTCTGCAGCCAACGAGACGACCAGTATTGAGGCGGGCCAGTCCGCGAGCGTGGCCCCGGTCGCACCCGCAGGGGCGGCGTCCGCAACTGTGATTCCACCCCAGGAGGTGCCGGCATGAGCCACGACCACGAACACGGCCTCCCGCCGAAATCCTCCGTCAGTCGGTGGTTCCTGACGACCAACCACAAGGACATCGGTATCCTCTATCTCATCACCGCGCTCTTCTTCCTCGTCTTCGGGGGCATGCTGGCGCTTCTCTTTCGCCTGGAACTGATCAGCCCCGGTGCCGATCTGTTGGGTCAGATCGGATACAACCAGGCGGTCTCGACACACGGCCTGTTGATGGTGTTCTGGTTCATCTCTCCCTTCGCCTTCGGCTTCGCCAACTACATCGTCCCGCTCCAGATCGGGGCCGACGACCTCGCGTTCCCCCGGCTGAACGCGCTGTCGTACTGGCTCTATCTCTTCTCGGGAATCCTGATGGGCGTCTCCTTCTTCCAGGGGACGACCTTCGCCGGCGGGTGGACGATGTACGCGCCCTTGAACACGCCCGCGTACATCCCCGGCGAGGGCCTGGGGGCCACGTCGGTCGTGCTGGCGCTGATCATGTTCACGGCCGCGGTGACGCTGGGATCGGTGAACTTCCTGACGACGATGTACCGGATGCGCGCCGAGGGCCTGCGGATGCGGGACATCCCCATCTTCTCGCTGACGATCAACCTCACCGTCTGGATGATGCTCTTCGCCTTCGCCGCGTTGCTCGCGGCGCTGATGATCCTCGCCTCCGATCACATCATCGGGACGACCTACTTCCAGTTCGCCAACGACGGCTCGACGATGGCGACCAGCGCCGAGAACCCCGGTGCCTCGCTGTTGTGGGCACACCTGTTCTGGTTCTTCGGCCATCCGGAGGTGTACATCGTCTTCTTCCCGGCACTGGGCGTGATGGCCGAGTGTTTCCAGACCTTTACCGGCCGCCGGCTGGTGGGGCGCAAGTGGTTCATCATCTCGATGGTGCTGGTGGCGATCCAGAGTTTCGTTGTCTGGATGCACCACATGTTCCTGACCGGGATCAACCTCCCCATCAAGACCGTCTTCATGGCGACGACCATCGGTATCTCCTTACCCTTTGACCTGATGGTCTTCTCGCTGATCTACACGATGGCGAAGGGGCGGGTCAGGTTCAAGACGCCGTTCCTGTTCTCGCTGGGCGCGCTGATCCTCTTTATCGTCGGCGGCATCACCGGCGTCTTCCTCGGCGCGATCGTGTTGGACTATCAGTTCCGGGGGACCTACTGGGTCGTCGCGCACTTCCACTACGTGATGGTCGCGGGCGCGACGGCACTCTTCGGCGGGCTCTACTACTGGTACCCGAAGATCACCGGGAAGATGTACGACGAGTTCCTCGGGAAACTCCACTTCGCGGTGTACTTCGTTGGGTTCAATCTGCTGTACTTCCCGATGTTCGTCGCCTGGGAGACCCCCCGGCGCGTCTTCGAGTACTCCCAGGACCTCCAGATCTGGCACTCGATGGCTACCGTCGGCGGGTTCATCCTCGGCGCGAGTTTCCTCATCATGTTCTACAACCTGTTCGTCTCGCTGTGGCGGGGGGCCGACGCCGACGACAACCCCTGGGAGTACGCCACCTCCGCCGAGTGGGCGGTCTCCTCGCCGCCGCCCCTGGAGAACTTCCCGGGGCTGCCCAGTTACGCCGACGGCTCGCTCTCCTTCCTCTCGGACGAGGAAGTCGCGGAGCGCACCGGATCGGTCGCCGCCGACGGCGGGACAGCAACCGACGGCGGGACGGCCACGCCCGTGACCGCGACGGGGGCGACCGTGTTAGGGACCACCCAGGAGACTGCCGGCGAGGACCACGCGAGCCACGCGAGTTTCTGGCCGTTCCTGATCAGCCTGGGCGGGTTCGTCATGTTCCTCGGACTCTCCGGCGTCCGGACCGGCAGCGTCGTCTACCTCGGGATGGCGGTCGCCGGCGGCCTGGCGACCTTTGGCTCGCTGTTCGGGATGACCCGCGAACCGTTCCACGCCCCCGAGATGGCCATCGCCGAGCGCTGGCCCTTCGAAGGCGTCGAGAAGGTGAAACTCGGGATGTGGACGTTCCTCGCGAGTGATATCGTCCTCTTTGGCGCGTTCATCGGTTCGTATGCCTTCGTCCGAGTCGCCTACGGCTGGACGGACTGGCACCACGACCTGATCCCGGCCGCACACGTCACGATGCCGGGGCTGATCAACACCTACCTGTTGCTCACGTCGAGTTTCCTCGTCGTCATCGCGATGGTCGCCGCAGAGCGGGAGAACCGTCGCGGTACCGTCGCCGCGCTGGTCGGGACCTTCGCGCTCGGTGTCGGGTTCCTCATCAACAAGGGGATCGAGTGGCAGCACCTATTCCACATCCACAGCGAGGCGTTCCCCAACGGCTGGACCCTCTCGACGAACATCGGGTCCTCGACGTTCTACCTGACGACGGGGCTCCACGGCGCTCACGTCATCATCGGCCTGATAATCTGTGCGTACATGGCTGTCAGGGCCTGGAACGGGGCCTACCAGGGCGACGACAAGCCCATCGAGTACTTCGGGTTGTACTGGCACTTCGTGGACATCGTCTGGCTGTTCCTGTTCCCGCTGTTTTACATCCTCTAGAACAATGGACTGGAAAGGATACACCCTGATATACGTCGTACTGTTCGTCTTCGCGACTGCCCAGGCCGTCGTCGAGTTCACCGGCCTCGTCGACAGCGCCTACTGGCTGGCCTTCGCGGTCATCATGGTGCTGTCGGTCGTCAAGGCCGTCGGCGTCGCCGCCTACTACCAGCATCTGCGCTGGGAGCCACGTGCGGTGACGTACCTGGTCCTCGGCGGCACGACCGCCGCGCTGGCACTGACCGCCGCGGCGGCCTACTCGATCGTCTGACCGGGAGCGGTTCGACCGGCCGGACCCCGCCCTACCTCGTGAGCGAGAACGGACCGGCAGGCATCGGGGCCGAGTAGTGGTGCGCCGCCCAGC
Above is a window of Haloarcula halophila DNA encoding:
- a CDS encoding single-stranded DNA binding protein, with protein sequence MGAIEEIYADVEADVSEEKFREAVEQKVEQMGGLADEETAAMLIAHELSEGEVNSVADIEPGMEEVKFLAKVMSVGELRTFERDGEDEDGRVINVDVADETDSVRLAFWDEQAVSIDEGQLTVGEVLRIKGRPKDGYNGLEVSVDKAEPDDEATIDVDPAGGSTIDSLTLGQGDVTLRGLVLDTDSIRTFDRDDGSEGRVANLTLGDETGRVRVTLWDDRADRAEELSAGTAVEVVDGYVREREGSLELHVGDGGAVDEIDESVAFEPDADDITAVQIGETVDIAGVVRSADPKRTFDRDDGGEGQVRNIRVQDGTGDIRIALWGEKADKEIGPGDEVLAADVEIQDGWKDDKEASANWASTVVVLEDTVDVTSSAGGDEENAGLGQFADGEAGKDTPASGTEAEADSGSVADASADGGSVTGQQVEFTGTVVQTGNPIILDDGTETRTVETDERVQLGQEVTVRGHSTDEDRIDADDVF
- a CDS encoding DUF309 domain-containing protein, which encodes MRPHLRAGIAVYNAGRYHAAHDAWEDRWLALPAGEDERYLHGLIQFTAVVHHGRTENWSGAGGLAESAGEYLAELPAVYRGVDLEPVRRFLARVAADPEAVDWAEPPRLTHEGAVIGYDDLDFEATAIAATVLAAADGYDEGLLEQAVEYARDELDDREDGRFVGLVFSFVREREQRPVVFQRLGDHVRRERQKDDDVAGLFD
- the azf gene encoding NAD-dependent glucose-6-phosphate dehydrogenase Azf, with translation MDETVLLTGAGGAVGEAILEGIGDAYDWRLLFHNPPAEEPDHEYLVGDVDDEADVKTAMDGVGAAIHLAGDPRPEAPWPSVLTNNIDGTQKMYEAAVAEGVERFVFASSNHAVGAFETDRRTPEMYRPEDDFLLDGTELPRPGNLYGVSKATGEVLGRYYHDEYGLDVCNIRIGNLTRGHPPIDYERGQAMWLSYRDCAHIHDCALRADYDYEIVYGISDNDRKYYSIERAKEVLGYEPRDNSAHFEDGERVVEPDL
- a CDS encoding dihydroneopterin aldolase family protein — its product is MDPTPPQVACFEAGIKFGSLYHQFAGTPVSPDSAGSLARAMEEAIENQPYCESVTVSVRTEALQAAIEDADAEYTELTGRFLEVEMVIEYDGVTVETSMSMDGDYPLMEVDDLRD
- a CDS encoding DUF7544 domain-containing protein, with translation MTLHAVDDIDEAIDATKSFLFPFELRQWLRMALVVFFIGGGSGTGGVQNVGQLSNVGGDGTGSPSAGEFSLTAPLESLPAVPNPAFQVGAPVPAEPSSLANEIGSAVVIAAVVGFLVVALLFAYLGAVMEFSFTQSLISQEIHVRQYLGRHKGNGLWLFGFRFVLGLVFLTLVVAALAAVFVVAGGNLQNPSASVLIGSLGIVAVSLIGLVVVYGLINGFTNVFVVPMMIQRGDGLVAGWRQLGGSLRAEPKQYLAYVFFSVVLGIGVSIVGTIAALVAALIVAIPFGIVGLIVGFGLSTVSQTAGFAGGAIVFLLYLLVMLVVANMIKAPLQTFLRYYAMLVLGDIDDALDPIPEVRRELRSEESV
- a CDS encoding DUF5790 family protein — protein: MGQTSLDDDDLFGEAADEMRSDVEASLADARAALPDADAIWEVEADNTLGVLNALKTALDVGDAEDHLRDAKKWYTMGERADAFEDADDLAAAIEDVEALIEDVEDAREQVGDLTATIPQLRGTLEEFEADEDGPEADADSDAGEAEA
- a CDS encoding DUF6789 family protein → MGDTTPSIEDPMAEESVTDAEEFDSLAGIVADGVVGAAGGLVGTAMMSVVFLIAQSLGVFSISDFAILTELVGLSGYVPEVLVGFIIFLGGGMFPWPLLFASLKAYLPGQSSDAVSGTFFGGAMWTGFVLAFYTGQSGIALGLYAVLTLLAHVVYGVGLGMVFDYFATRPDSIV
- the coxB gene encoding cytochrome c oxidase subunit II — its product is MEGYVLPRIVVGSPLHGGSVRAPSDVFNSIFEVFLGLGTLVGIVVIAYTMYHALKYRESASDEDPYAEKVERPSMGELPTGGSGGRKVFYSFGISAIIVVSLIAWTYTTLLYVETAPEGDNIDAMEIDVEGYRFGWTFRYPNGHESATLRVPKDRVVKLNVTSRDVFHNFGIPELRVKTDAVPGQTTTAWFTAPETGTYEAKCYELCGSGHSVMTAPVHVMPGDEYDAWYANTSAANETTSIEAGQSASVAPVAPAGAASATVIPPQEVPA
- a CDS encoding cbb3-type cytochrome c oxidase subunit I, which produces MSHDHEHGLPPKSSVSRWFLTTNHKDIGILYLITALFFLVFGGMLALLFRLELISPGADLLGQIGYNQAVSTHGLLMVFWFISPFAFGFANYIVPLQIGADDLAFPRLNALSYWLYLFSGILMGVSFFQGTTFAGGWTMYAPLNTPAYIPGEGLGATSVVLALIMFTAAVTLGSVNFLTTMYRMRAEGLRMRDIPIFSLTINLTVWMMLFAFAALLAALMILASDHIIGTTYFQFANDGSTMATSAENPGASLLWAHLFWFFGHPEVYIVFFPALGVMAECFQTFTGRRLVGRKWFIISMVLVAIQSFVVWMHHMFLTGINLPIKTVFMATTIGISLPFDLMVFSLIYTMAKGRVRFKTPFLFSLGALILFIVGGITGVFLGAIVLDYQFRGTYWVVAHFHYVMVAGATALFGGLYYWYPKITGKMYDEFLGKLHFAVYFVGFNLLYFPMFVAWETPRRVFEYSQDLQIWHSMATVGGFILGASFLIMFYNLFVSLWRGADADDNPWEYATSAEWAVSSPPPLENFPGLPSYADGSLSFLSDEEVAERTGSVAADGGTATDGGTATPVTATGATVLGTTQETAGEDHASHASFWPFLISLGGFVMFLGLSGVRTGSVVYLGMAVAGGLATFGSLFGMTREPFHAPEMAIAERWPFEGVEKVKLGMWTFLASDIVLFGAFIGSYAFVRVAYGWTDWHHDLIPAAHVTMPGLINTYLLLTSSFLVVIAMVAAERENRRGTVAALVGTFALGVGFLINKGIEWQHLFHIHSEAFPNGWTLSTNIGSSTFYLTTGLHGAHVIIGLIICAYMAVRAWNGAYQGDDKPIEYFGLYWHFVDIVWLFLFPLFYIL
- a CDS encoding cytochrome C oxidase subunit IV family protein, producing the protein MDWKGYTLIYVVLFVFATAQAVVEFTGLVDSAYWLAFAVIMVLSVVKAVGVAAYYQHLRWEPRAVTYLVLGGTTAALALTAAAAYSIV